The proteins below come from a single Aphanothece sacrum FPU1 genomic window:
- the fabF gene encoding beta-ketoacyl-ACP synthase II: MTNQKLKRVVVTGLGAITPIGNTLAEYWEGLMSGRNGISTITRFDPSQHFCRIAGEIKGFDPHDYFTRKEAKHMDRFAQLGVSASLQALAHSELIINDLNAEQVGVIVGSGIGGIKVLEDQQEIYLDRGPSRCSPFMIPMMIANMASGLTAIHTGAKGPNNCTVTACAAGSHAIGDAFRLIQRGYAKAMICGGTEASITPLSLAGFGAARALSTRNDDPYTASRPFDRDRDGFVMGEGSGILLLEELEQALNRGATIYAEMVGYGMTCDAYHMTAPVPDGRGATRAMELAIIDGGLIPEQISYINAHGTSTSANDVTETKAIKKALGQQAYKIPISSTKSMTGHLLGGSGGIEAIAAVMAIANDRVPPTINLANPDPECDLDYVRDHSRAVTVDVALSNSFGFGGHNVTLVFKKYR, encoded by the coding sequence ATGACCAATCAAAAATTAAAGCGCGTTGTCGTAACAGGGCTAGGTGCGATCACCCCTATAGGAAATACCTTGGCCGAATACTGGGAAGGATTGATGAGTGGGCGCAATGGCATTAGTACAATTACCCGTTTCGACCCTTCTCAACACTTCTGTCGCATCGCAGGTGAAATCAAAGGATTTGACCCTCACGACTACTTCACTCGTAAAGAAGCTAAACACATGGATCGCTTTGCTCAATTAGGGGTGTCTGCCAGTCTACAAGCTTTAGCTCATTCTGAGTTAATCATTAATGACCTGAATGCTGAACAAGTGGGGGTCATTGTTGGGTCAGGCATAGGGGGAATTAAGGTTCTCGAAGATCAACAAGAAATTTATCTCGATCGCGGTCCTAGTCGTTGTAGTCCTTTTATGATTCCGATGATGATTGCTAATATGGCCTCTGGACTGACGGCGATTCATACAGGGGCTAAAGGGCCAAATAATTGTACGGTAACAGCTTGTGCGGCCGGTTCTCATGCCATTGGTGATGCTTTTCGTCTGATTCAACGGGGTTACGCTAAAGCCATGATTTGTGGGGGAACAGAAGCCTCTATTACTCCTCTGTCTCTGGCAGGTTTTGGGGCAGCCCGGGCCCTATCTACTCGTAATGATGATCCTTATACGGCTAGTCGTCCGTTTGATCGCGATCGAGATGGTTTTGTCATGGGAGAAGGATCAGGGATTTTACTCTTAGAAGAATTGGAACAGGCCCTCAACCGAGGAGCCACAATTTATGCTGAGATGGTAGGTTATGGCATGACCTGTGATGCCTATCATATGACGGCCCCTGTTCCTGATGGTCGTGGGGCAACTCGTGCCATGGAACTAGCCATAATCGATGGCGGATTAATTCCTGAGCAAATTAGTTATATTAATGCTCATGGAACCAGTACCTCGGCTAATGATGTGACGGAAACTAAGGCAATTAAAAAGGCTTTGGGACAACAAGCTTACAAAATTCCTATCAGTTCTACTAAGTCCATGACAGGGCATTTATTGGGTGGTTCGGGTGGTATTGAGGCAATAGCTGCTGTTATGGCCATCGCTAATGATCGTGTTCCCCCAACTATTAATTTAGCTAATCCTGACCCTGAATGTGATCTCGATTATGTCCGAGATCACAGTCGCGCTGTGACGGTGGACGTTGCCTTATCTAACTCTTTCGGGTTTGGTGGTCATAATGTGACCTTAGTTTTTAAAAAATATCGTTGA
- the lepB gene encoding signal peptidase I, giving the protein MSRLEVEKDPWLAVNLSMFFPGIGQFYGEYILKGIIFFSGQLTLLIMTFLHIFAADGNTVTGLICLGMAIIIYLVNILDAHLGIYNKRRDKLLEKIPRKHKNPWFSLFASRILPGLGHLYLQKPRIGLTLLVGSIILFSLDDFIPKLLIITPMITAIATYDSYGIFPGYQSRWQRSLVTIMAVLIFFIGLMGNYFPQWLGERFERFIIPSESMKPTLKVGDIVFVSKSPDYVPQRGDIVVFTAPENLKARDPNVSDYYIKRIIGTPGNEVRIVQGTVYINNQPLEETYIAQAPQYQLNSQLIKDNTYLVLGDNRNDSFDSHIWGTLPKDFIVGKAYKIGWPPHRIQSLEVK; this is encoded by the coding sequence GTGTCCAGGTTAGAAGTAGAGAAAGATCCCTGGTTAGCAGTTAATTTATCAATGTTTTTTCCTGGTATTGGCCAATTTTATGGGGAATATATACTAAAGGGAATCATATTTTTTAGTGGGCAGTTGACTCTATTAATTATGACATTTTTGCATATTTTTGCGGCTGATGGGAACACGGTAACTGGATTAATTTGTTTAGGAATGGCGATTATTATCTACTTAGTAAATATTTTAGATGCTCATCTTGGTATTTACAATAAGAGACGGGATAAACTATTAGAAAAAATTCCCCGTAAACATAAAAATCCTTGGTTTTCCCTCTTTGCTTCACGAATTTTACCCGGATTAGGTCATCTTTATTTACAAAAACCCCGAATCGGTCTAACCTTATTAGTAGGGAGTATTATTTTATTTAGTTTAGATGATTTTATTCCTAAATTATTGATAATTACTCCGATGATAACAGCGATCGCTACTTATGATAGTTATGGAATTTTTCCAGGTTATCAAAGTCGTTGGCAACGATCTTTAGTAACAATAATGGCTGTCTTAATCTTTTTCATAGGATTAATGGGTAATTATTTCCCTCAATGGCTAGGAGAAAGGTTTGAAAGGTTTATAATTCCCAGTGAATCAATGAAACCCACCCTCAAAGTAGGTGATATAGTTTTTGTCAGTAAATCCCCTGATTATGTACCTCAACGGGGTGATATTGTGGTGTTTACTGCTCCAGAAAACCTCAAAGCGCGTGATCCAAACGTATCAGATTATTATATTAAGAGAATTATTGGGACTCCGGGAAATGAGGTTCGTATTGTGCAGGGAACAGTTTATATTAATAATCAACCCCTGGAAGAAACTTATATTGCTCAAGCTCCTCAATATCAATTAAACTCTCAATTAATTAAAGACAACACCTATTTAGTTTTAGGAGATAATCGCAATGATAGCTTTGACTCCCATATTTGGGGAACATTACCCAAAGACTTTATTGTAGGGAAAGCTTATAAAATTGGTTGGCCACCTCATCGTATTCAATCTTTAGAAGTTAAGTAA
- a CDS encoding DUF29 domain-containing protein produces MSPISELYDQDFQVWLAETISQLEQANFQALDVHHLIEELRDLGKSEKNSLEGNLMILLAHLLKLRVQSVVPDTMKSSWYRSIIEHRERVILLLENTPSLKYYLTIAVNKAYPKGRKIAVKEGQLASFGIPIPKEEDYPLGCPFSLEEILDEDFYGLS; encoded by the coding sequence ATGAGTCCAATCTCAGAGTTATATGATCAGGATTTTCAGGTATGGCTTGCAGAAACAATTAGTCAGTTAGAACAAGCTAATTTTCAAGCTTTAGATGTTCATCATTTGATTGAGGAGTTAAGAGATTTGGGTAAGTCCGAAAAAAATTCCTTAGAGGGAAATTTAATGATTTTACTAGCTCATTTACTCAAATTAAGGGTGCAGTCTGTTGTTCCTGATACAATGAAATCGAGTTGGTATCGCTCAATTATTGAACATCGTGAACGAGTTATTCTGCTATTAGAAAATACACCTTCTCTAAAATATTATTTAACAATTGCTGTTAATAAAGCTTATCCTAAAGGGCGAAAAATTGCTGTTAAGGAAGGGCAATTAGCTAGTTTTGGAATCCCCATTCCCAAGGAAGAAGATTATCCTTTGGGTTGTCCTTTCTCTTTAGAAGAAATTCTTGATGAAGATTTTTATGGTTTAAGTTAA
- a CDS encoding glycogen debranching protein: protein MIIWVNEQIDPCGIIYSCIACYDEKAAKDCHQTWLNNLSQGQKQEGWVARLRTVESWDEVPVNALKLSV from the coding sequence ATGATAATTTGGGTTAATGAACAAATCGATCCCTGTGGGATTATTTATTCTTGTATTGCTTGCTATGACGAAAAAGCCGCGAAAGACTGTCATCAAACTTGGCTTAATAACTTAAGCCAAGGGCAAAAACAAGAAGGTTGGGTAGCCCGTTTGAGAACTGTAGAATCTTGGGATGAAGTCCCCGTTAATGCCCTTAAACTGAGTGTTTAG
- a CDS encoding GNAT family N-acetyltransferase has translation MLEIITPRLILRRWQTEDQQTFSQINADPRVMEFLPKPLSFDESNSFIERIETHFEENGFGLWATQLQDSPSLIGFIGLSIPRFQASFTPCVEIGWRLGYDYWGKGYATEGAKAALEFAFTQLNLPEVLSFTVPKNWRSRRVMERIDMKFSQEFDHPDLPEGNPLRKHILYKTTNPHQF, from the coding sequence ATGCTAGAAATTATCACCCCTAGACTAATCTTAAGAAGATGGCAAACAGAAGATCAACAAACTTTCTCTCAAATTAATGCTGATCCCAGAGTTATGGAATTTTTACCTAAACCTCTTTCCTTTGATGAAAGTAACAGTTTCATTGAGAGAATAGAGACTCATTTTGAAGAAAATGGCTTTGGTTTATGGGCTACACAATTACAAGATTCTCCTAGTTTAATCGGATTTATCGGATTATCAATTCCTCGTTTTCAAGCTTCCTTTACCCCTTGTGTAGAAATAGGCTGGAGACTTGGATATGATTATTGGGGCAAAGGATACGCCACCGAAGGAGCAAAAGCCGCTTTAGAATTTGCCTTTACTCAACTTAATCTTCCAGAAGTCCTATCCTTTACCGTCCCGAAAAATTGGCGATCGCGGCGAGTCATGGAACGAATTGACATGAAATTTAGTCAAGAATTTGACCATCCTGATTTACCAGAAGGAAACCCCCTAAGAAAGCACATTTTATACAAAACAACCAACCCTCATCAATTTTAG
- a CDS encoding Ycf51 family protein, with protein MDILTNLNFSNYIQWLGILSLVFLLLTIVAFFVGWGFRFRLVGITSFMVVLTVGLFGLGLGLFTRTQIPGAVHFSRVYDNGGNQVVIVVPPSITPDEVEPTLKQAANDYFSYGRVGPQNSQLTIRLRTILHPQPGMTEPLYLGQVKRSLAVREDENLDIEIFSQNLAKLPNYKL; from the coding sequence ATGGACATACTAACAAATCTTAACTTTAGCAACTATATTCAATGGTTAGGAATTTTAAGCCTTGTTTTCTTATTGTTAACAATTGTCGCCTTTTTTGTGGGTTGGGGCTTTCGTTTTCGTTTGGTGGGAATAACTAGCTTTATGGTTGTACTCACGGTAGGATTATTTGGTTTGGGGTTAGGGTTATTTACTCGGACTCAAATTCCTGGAGCCGTTCATTTTTCTCGTGTTTATGATAATGGGGGAAATCAAGTGGTTATTGTCGTTCCTCCCTCTATTACCCCTGATGAAGTCGAACCTACCCTCAAACAAGCGGCTAATGATTATTTTTCCTATGGTAGAGTCGGTCCTCAAAATTCTCAATTAACTATTCGACTACGCACTATTCTTCATCCTCAACCCGGTATGACTGAACCTCTCTATCTGGGACAAGTTAAGCGATCGCTTGCTGTTCGAGAGGATGAAAACCTAGACATTGAAATTTTTAGTCAAAATTTGGCTAAGTTACCTAATTATAAATTATAA
- a CDS encoding sulfotransferase family protein, with product MKLVNFIVIGAVKSGTSSVYSYLKEHPQVYMSSIKEPKFFQWDGENRRFSTKLDDKIYQNAIKTFDEYKALFSEVKDETAIGEASVSYLYNKEAPGRMHRRFPDLKLIAILRHPADRAFSHYLHTKWLGHEPLSFSEALAQENQRIEANWGPSWHYRKQGFYYEQINRYKSLFDESQFKIYLYDDLGKDSLNVMQNMYQYLGIDTTFIPDISKQYNVRSFPKNQILDQIINKPNVFKDKLKNLLPNDWRKNWVTSMKRKNSWKPKLDPQLRQELTEGYKEDIIKLQDLIDKDLSLWIS from the coding sequence ATGAAATTGGTTAATTTTATTGTCATTGGTGCAGTGAAGTCAGGAACATCATCTGTTTATTCCTATTTAAAGGAACACCCACAAGTTTATATGAGTTCAATAAAAGAACCAAAGTTTTTTCAATGGGATGGAGAAAATAGACGTTTCTCGACGAAACTTGATGACAAGATTTATCAAAATGCAATTAAAACTTTTGATGAATACAAAGCATTATTTTCAGAGGTAAAAGATGAAACAGCTATTGGAGAAGCAAGTGTTAGCTATTTATATAATAAAGAAGCTCCAGGGAGAATGCATCGGCGATTTCCTGACCTTAAGTTAATAGCAATTTTAAGACACCCTGCGGATCGAGCTTTTTCTCACTATTTACATACTAAATGGTTAGGTCATGAACCCTTAAGTTTTTCTGAAGCATTAGCACAAGAAAACCAAAGAATTGAAGCTAACTGGGGACCGAGTTGGCACTATAGAAAACAGGGATTTTATTACGAACAAATTAATCGATATAAATCCCTATTTGATGAGAGTCAATTCAAAATATATTTATATGACGACTTAGGAAAAGATTCCCTCAATGTAATGCAAAATATGTATCAATACCTGGGCATTGATACAACTTTTATCCCCGATATCAGTAAACAGTATAATGTCCGTTCGTTTCCTAAAAATCAAATATTAGACCAGATCATAAATAAACCGAATGTGTTCAAGGATAAGTTAAAAAATCTTCTTCCCAATGATTGGCGCAAAAACTGGGTAACTTCAATGAAAAGAAAAAATAGTTGGAAACCGAAACTAGATCCTCAGTTGCGTCAGGAATTAACAGAAGGATATAAAGAAGATATAATAAAGCTTCAAGATTTAATTGATAAAGATTTATCTTTGTGGATTTCTTGA
- the acpP gene encoding acyl carrier protein gives MSQDIFDRVKTIIKNNLEVDDESKIVPEASFTEDLGADSLDIVEFVMALEEEFEIEIPDEDAEKITTVQEVVDYIIKK, from the coding sequence ATGAGCCAAGACATCTTTGATCGCGTTAAGACAATTATTAAAAACAACCTAGAAGTTGATGACGAAAGCAAAATCGTACCAGAGGCCTCTTTTACAGAGGATTTAGGGGCAGACTCCCTAGATATTGTTGAATTCGTGATGGCCCTAGAAGAAGAATTTGAGATTGAGATTCCTGACGAGGACGCTGAAAAAATTACTACAGTGCAAGAGGTGGTGGACTACATCATAAAGAAGTAA
- a CDS encoding DUF445 domain-containing protein, whose amino-acid sequence MDFSSLDFALISTLVVPPIAGAIIGYFTNDIAINMLFRPYEAIYIGKQRLPFTPGLIPRNQERLAKKVSDTIMGSLLTPEELQKLARRLLKTERVQAAILWLLNLSMKQFKADKEQKTAKILADILRDLFSESLPRLIKTLTRRQDFLDNQINQIFDQILLDLRLSDIQARQFADWLLETVVPPEMLRQTLIDFLSERNIQVIDEGFREKTSGTYWVVANLFGLRNTLSRLRSFCIEEKEMANTRLKELLLSLEIRSRLRQGLLSLSLQNLPVSTVRELRTTIRETVKIYIQESGPQWIEDLGRTIEWEQLSVLIVNRLQASTAVITSLETISQELALVLEKYLEEDLEKIVSQAIPILSIDQVIIDRVNATSPQNLELAIQGIVKSELQAIVNLGGVLGFMVGILQTIFFLLR is encoded by the coding sequence TTGGACTTTTCCTCTCTAGATTTCGCCTTAATCTCTACCTTAGTTGTTCCTCCGATAGCAGGGGCAATTATTGGTTATTTTACCAATGATATCGCCATCAATATGCTATTTCGCCCTTATGAAGCCATTTATATCGGTAAACAGCGTCTTCCCTTTACCCCAGGTTTAATTCCTCGTAACCAAGAACGACTGGCCAAAAAAGTTTCTGATACAATTATGGGGTCATTACTCACCCCAGAAGAACTGCAAAAATTAGCCCGAAGATTACTAAAAACGGAACGGGTACAAGCGGCGATTTTGTGGCTATTAAATTTATCCATGAAGCAATTTAAAGCGGATAAAGAACAAAAAACAGCCAAGATTTTAGCGGATATCCTCAGAGATTTATTTAGTGAATCTTTACCCAGACTTATTAAAACTTTGACCCGTCGTCAAGACTTTTTAGACAATCAAATTAATCAAATTTTCGATCAGATTTTATTAGATTTACGGTTAAGTGATATTCAAGCAAGACAGTTTGCTGACTGGTTATTAGAAACGGTTGTCCCTCCAGAAATGTTGAGACAAACCTTAATAGATTTTCTCTCCGAACGGAATATACAAGTCATTGATGAAGGGTTTAGGGAAAAAACCAGTGGAACTTATTGGGTAGTAGCTAATTTATTTGGTCTTCGTAATACCTTAAGTCGGTTACGGAGTTTTTGTATTGAAGAGAAAGAAATGGCTAATACACGACTCAAAGAATTATTATTGTCGTTAGAGATTAGGAGTCGTCTACGACAAGGGTTACTAAGTTTATCTTTACAAAATTTACCAGTATCAACAGTAAGAGAATTAAGAACAACAATCCGAGAAACAGTCAAAATATATATTCAAGAAAGTGGGCCACAATGGATAGAAGATTTGGGGCGTACTATAGAGTGGGAGCAACTTTCAGTCTTAATTGTTAATCGTTTACAAGCATCTACTGCTGTTATCACTTCCTTAGAAACAATTAGTCAAGAATTAGCCTTAGTATTAGAAAAATATTTAGAAGAAGATTTAGAAAAAATAGTTTCTCAAGCTATTCCTATTTTATCTATTGATCAAGTAATTATTGACCGAGTAAATGCTACTTCTCCCCAAAATTTGGAATTAGCTATCCAAGGAATTGTTAAGAGTGAATTACAAGCGATTGTTAATCTTGGAGGAGTATTAGGATTTATGGTAGGGATATTACAAACGATTTTCTTTTTATTACGATAA
- the leuC gene encoding 3-isopropylmalate dehydratase large subunit, which produces MSKGTLFDKVWEAHTVKILPSGQTQLFIGLHLIHEVTSPQAFAMLRERGLKVLYPERTVATVDHIVPTENQTRPFVDYLAEEMMQALENNAQDNGIRFYNIGSGNQGIVHVIAPEQGLTQPGMTIACGDSHTSTHGAFGAIAFGIGTSQVRDILASQTLALSKLKVRKIEVNGTLPPGVYAKDVILYIIRQLGVKGGVGYAYEYAGTTFEAMSMEERMTVCNMAIEGGARCGYINPDEVTFEYLKGRDFAPTGKDWEQAVTWWRSMRSDADAQYDDIVTFEASEIEPTITWGITPGQGLGVSENIPTPDSLPEGERAIAKEAYDYMQLSPGTPIKGTKIDVCFIGSCTNGRISDLREAAKFAQGHRVASGVKAFVVPGSERVKEQAEAEGLDKIFVEAGFEWREAGCSMCLAMNPDKLQGDQISASSSNRNFKGRQGSSTGRTLLMSPAMVVAAAVKGQVSDVRELIVNKI; this is translated from the coding sequence ATGAGCAAAGGAACCTTATTTGACAAAGTTTGGGAAGCCCACACTGTTAAAATTTTACCATCAGGCCAAACCCAACTATTCATCGGACTACATTTAATTCACGAAGTCACCAGTCCTCAAGCATTTGCTATGCTACGAGAAAGAGGACTCAAAGTATTGTATCCTGAGCGGACTGTGGCCACCGTTGATCATATTGTCCCCACAGAAAATCAGACCCGTCCTTTTGTTGATTATCTGGCCGAAGAAATGATGCAGGCCTTAGAAAACAATGCCCAAGATAACGGTATTCGTTTCTATAATATTGGATCAGGTAATCAAGGCATTGTTCATGTGATTGCCCCTGAACAAGGTTTAACCCAACCCGGAATGACTATTGCTTGTGGAGACTCCCATACATCTACCCATGGGGCCTTTGGTGCGATCGCATTTGGTATTGGCACTTCTCAAGTTAGAGATATTTTAGCTTCCCAAACCCTGGCTTTATCTAAACTAAAAGTCCGTAAAATTGAAGTAAATGGCACTTTACCCCCAGGAGTATATGCAAAAGATGTCATCCTGTATATCATCCGTCAATTAGGGGTTAAAGGAGGGGTAGGCTATGCTTATGAATATGCTGGCACTACCTTTGAAGCCATGTCTATGGAAGAACGGATGACTGTCTGTAATATGGCTATTGAAGGGGGGGCCCGGTGTGGCTATATTAACCCCGATGAGGTGACTTTTGAATATCTCAAAGGACGAGATTTTGCCCCTACAGGAAAAGACTGGGAGCAAGCGGTTACTTGGTGGCGTAGTATGAGATCAGATGCTGATGCTCAATATGATGATATCGTCACCTTTGAAGCAAGTGAGATTGAACCCACTATAACTTGGGGTATTACTCCCGGCCAAGGCCTTGGAGTCAGCGAAAATATTCCTACTCCTGATAGTTTACCCGAAGGAGAAAGAGCGATCGCTAAAGAAGCTTACGATTATATGCAGTTGTCCCCAGGAACCCCCATTAAAGGCACAAAAATTGATGTTTGTTTTATTGGGAGTTGTACAAATGGACGTATTAGCGATTTACGGGAAGCGGCCAAGTTTGCTCAAGGACATCGAGTAGCTTCTGGGGTCAAAGCATTTGTGGTTCCAGGTTCAGAACGGGTCAAAGAACAAGCAGAAGCGGAAGGACTCGATAAAATCTTTGTGGAGGCTGGGTTTGAATGGCGTGAGGCCGGTTGTTCAATGTGTTTAGCCATGAACCCCGATAAGTTACAAGGGGATCAAATTAGTGCATCTTCTTCTAACCGTAATTTTAAGGGTCGTCAGGGATCATCGACTGGACGTACTTTGTTAATGAGTCCCGCGATGGTTGTAGCAGCGGCCGTTAAAGGTCAAGTCTCAGATGTACGAGAGTTAATTGTTAATAAAATATAG
- a CDS encoding glycosyltransferase: MRKLYFLLPGTGGKFVCGGLFAELKAFNLASQICPSQVVTYRQREPDNLFIDDILKQKDLDDVIFVISWGFDVPKLAHKLKSYQVIYHAHSAGYGFQLPSTIPIITVSRNTMGYWGQKSPNSLIYYLPNQISDEFTNLHLDRDIDVLVQARKSSDYLVKQLIPTLQKRSNVLVINNFVEDLAQLFNRAKVYLYDSAEYWAQQGVSEGFGLPPMEALACGCQVFSSVNGALSDYLDPGFNSYKIAGYSTEYDVERILKVLKSLDLLTLSNQVLAEYRTENILKRLDVILKEINDFFDHQCEYSGNIQGLTKPRMAKLFTQKVWNKLRQKIVKLTP; this comes from the coding sequence ATGAGAAAACTTTATTTTTTATTACCAGGGACAGGAGGTAAATTTGTTTGTGGGGGACTGTTTGCCGAATTAAAAGCTTTTAATTTAGCTAGTCAAATTTGTCCTTCTCAAGTTGTTACTTATCGTCAACGAGAACCGGATAATCTTTTCATAGATGATATTTTAAAACAAAAAGACTTAGATGATGTTATTTTTGTCATTAGTTGGGGGTTTGATGTCCCTAAACTTGCTCATAAATTAAAATCTTATCAGGTTATTTATCATGCACATAGTGCAGGTTATGGATTTCAATTACCCTCAACTATTCCTATTATAACCGTTAGTCGTAATACGATGGGTTATTGGGGTCAAAAATCTCCTAATTCTTTAATTTACTATTTACCTAATCAAATTTCTGATGAGTTTACTAACTTACATTTAGACCGGGATATTGATGTTTTAGTTCAAGCAAGAAAGTCATCAGATTATTTAGTAAAACAGTTAATTCCTACTTTACAAAAACGCTCTAATGTGCTAGTCATTAATAATTTTGTTGAAGATCTAGCTCAATTATTTAATCGAGCAAAAGTCTATTTATATGACTCGGCCGAATATTGGGCGCAACAAGGGGTTAGCGAGGGTTTTGGACTACCACCTATGGAAGCTTTAGCTTGTGGTTGTCAAGTATTTTCTAGTGTTAATGGGGCATTATCTGATTATTTAGATCCTGGTTTTAATAGTTATAAAATTGCTGGATATTCAACAGAATATGATGTAGAAAGAATACTAAAAGTTCTTAAATCTTTAGATTTATTAACTTTATCAAATCAAGTTTTAGCTGAATATAGAACTGAGAATATTCTTAAAAGATTAGATGTCATATTAAAAGAAATTAACGATTTTTTTGATCATCAATGTGAGTATTCAGGTAATATTCAGGGGTTAACTAAACCAAGAATGGCTAAATTATTCACCCAGAAAGTCTGGAATAAATTACGTCAAAAAATTGTCAAGCTGACACCTTGA
- the larB gene encoding nickel pincer cofactor biosynthesis protein LarB, translated as MNPDALYVLLQKIANGEIQPETALEKLKHLSFEAVEDFAKIDHHRHLRTGFPEVIWGPGKTPDQIAQIMTVMAGRSPVVMATRIESIVAEQLQAQVPHLIYYPMARICALQTGEIERQGIGVISIITAGTADLPVAEEAAITAQLCGFSVQRLWDVGVAGIHRLLSHRELIGQADVLIVVAGMEGALPSVVAGMANCPVIAVPTSVGYGVSFGGVAPLLTMLNSCATGIGVVNIDNGFGAAILAGKILRTAQKIMNYEL; from the coding sequence ATGAACCCAGATGCTCTGTATGTGCTTCTCCAAAAAATTGCTAACGGAGAAATTCAACCGGAAACGGCCTTAGAAAAACTTAAACATTTGAGTTTTGAAGCTGTTGAAGATTTTGCCAAAATTGATCATCATCGTCATTTAAGAACTGGATTTCCTGAAGTGATTTGGGGGCCAGGTAAAACTCCTGATCAAATTGCCCAAATTATGACCGTCATGGCTGGGCGATCGCCTGTTGTCATGGCCACTCGAATCGAGTCAATTGTAGCCGAACAATTACAAGCTCAAGTACCCCATTTAATTTACTATCCTATGGCTCGAATTTGCGCCCTCCAGACCGGAGAAATAGAACGTCAGGGTATAGGAGTCATTTCGATTATTACTGCGGGAACAGCCGATTTACCAGTCGCTGAGGAAGCAGCCATAACAGCCCAATTGTGTGGTTTTTCGGTGCAAAGGTTATGGGATGTAGGAGTAGCCGGAATTCACCGTTTATTGAGCCATCGTGAGTTAATTGGACAAGCAGATGTGTTAATTGTGGTAGCCGGGATGGAAGGAGCGTTACCGAGTGTAGTAGCGGGAATGGCTAATTGTCCTGTTATTGCTGTCCCTACCAGTGTGGGTTATGGGGTCAGTTTTGGTGGGGTGGCCCCTTTATTAACTATGCTTAATTCTTGTGCTACTGGGATAGGGGTTGTTAATATTGATAATGGGTTTGGGGCCGCTATTTTAGCCGGAAAAATTCTCAGGACAGCACAAAAAATTATGAATTATGAACTATGA